Below is a window of Entelurus aequoreus isolate RoL-2023_Sb linkage group LG07, RoL_Eaeq_v1.1, whole genome shotgun sequence DNA.
tatatatatatatatatatatatatatatatgtatatatatatgtatatatatatatatatatatatatatatatatatatatatatatatacacacatattaggggtgtgggaaaaaatcgattatatatatatatatatacatacatatatacatattaggggtgtgggaaaaaatcgattcgaattcgaatcgcaattctcatgttgtgcgattcagaatcgagtctcattttaaaaaaatcgattttttatttatttattttaaaaaaaaaatttttattttattttattttttattttttaattaatcaatccaacaaaacaatacacagcaataccataacattgcaatccaattccaaaaccaaatccgatccagcaacactcagaactgcaataaacagagcatttgagaggagacacaaacacgacacagaacaaaccaaaagtagtgaaacaaaaatgaatattatcaacaacagtatcaatattagttacaatttcaacatagcagtgattaaaaatccctcattgacattatcattagacatttataaaaacaatttaaaaaagaacaatagtgtcacaatggcttacacttgcatcgcatctcataagcttgacaacacactgtgtccaatattttcacaaagataaaataagtcatatttttggttcatttaatagttaaaacaaatgtacattattgcaatcagttgataaaacattgtcctttacaattataaaagctttttacaaaaatctactactctgcttgcatgtcagcagactggggtagatcctgctgaaatcctaagtattgaatgaatagagaataattttgaatcttggcaaaaatcttagccacacgattatcaaatgtaataggaaaattaattcatactgaccaaactggcttcatggaaggtcgacaatcttcagacaatacaaggaaattgtttaatgttatttactatgctagaagtctcccttatcccacagcagtatgtactgttgatgcggagaaggcatccgaccgcataaactggttatttatgttttgcacattacgtaaatttggatttggagataattttatacaatggattaagatgctttatacaaggcccatggcatcagtcaaaaccaataatcatatttcagaaccttttttgttaaaaagaggactaaaacagggatgtcctgcatctggattattatttaatttggttattgaacctttagctgcaaaaataagaagtcaaaataatattcatgttataaaaattggctctcagtataataagctatcgatgtattgtgacgacataattctctacctgtcacatgttaactcctctctacactatatcaataatgtcatcactgaatatggctgtttatagggtataaagtcaattgggacaaaagtgaaatattaccacttaacactgcaagaaatcacgagttcagaactccaaaattgggtttggttttgaaattgtattgcattattatggtattgttgtgtattggcttcatttaaaaaaattaaaaaaataaaaaataaaataaaaataaaaaatcgtttttgaatcgagaatcgtgttgaattgaaaaaaaaaaaaaaaatcgattttgaatcgaatcgtgaccccaagaatcgattctgaatcgaatcgtgggacacccaaagattcccagccctaatatatatatatatatatatatatatatatatatatatatatatatatatatatatatatatatatatatatatatatatatatatatatatatatatatatatatatatatacatacacacacacagacacacacacacatacatatatatatgtaagctgtgaaaatctgctgtacagtatgtgtgcttgggtccttttttaaggaacactaatacaaaacctcacaataatgtctgattgaatgctaaaaacgttatgacagaccgccttaaaaaacggaataaaatttgacttttttttttactgaatgagacacctagaatgtacatgaaaataaagaatgtgggatttacaatattaactatgaacgataaaacactgaatattgacaacatgtgaacgtcacaccccctcccgatcgacatattttacaatcaagcgaaacgcaacaaaaatgcaacaaacacagcgaaaaatTAACGCGAAggctaaaaaaaaccccacctacaatctgatacatttgATACAACACTAAGCTGTAGAACTATGTTGTAAAAATTTCCTTCTGTGTCTGTCCTTGACAtctgcatttcaggctggccgctctggaaacattTTTTGGAAACACACCCCACCCACACTGttcggtgcctcgtctgagctgctgtgacttagattaccatagcaactcattaaaataccatagtaactagtatttcatgcaaaagcgcagattccaaccattaaaatactttgtatagttcaacacTTACGGTCATTCGAAAACATCACTGCAAATcctaatggcggctacagtttccatcttaaagatctaaaaaaattattcggggatgtccggcgggccagactgaaaagcttaacgggccgcatgcggcccccacgccttaattttcccaggtctgaCCTAGACAGTTTTGTTGCtaatagtgctatataaataaaaaggaTTGGATTGGATACCTGTATTTTGAGAAAATTCTGTGTACAGATCTGAAAAATTACCATGACCTCCTGTTTAAATGCCTGCCCCTGTAGGTTCTCCATATTACAACAACGTCAGGCCCCTCTGCTACAGTGCCTCAGATGCAGTCCTCTTGTGCTTTGACATCAGCAGACCAGACATAGTAGACAATGCGTTAAAGAAGGTACCCATGCACACTGAATATTGAATATGCCACAATAATCACTATAATAAGCCTTACACTGAGCAATGTAACCGTTTCTTGCAGTGGAAAGCAGAAATTCAGGACTTCTGTCCCTGCACACGGATTCTGCTAATCGGCTGCAAGACAGACCTGCGCACTGATGTTTGTACACGCATGGAGCTGTCTAGTCAGAAGCAGACGCCAATCTCTCATGACCAGGTACCCCTTTTCACATCTTTACGTACATTGTGTTGTGTGCCAGCTAATATCGATGACCTTGGTGCAGGGTTGTACCTGGGCCAAGCAGCTTGGCGCTGAGGCGTACCTGGAGTGCTCGGCGTTCACATCAGAGAAAAGTGTCCATAGTGTATTCCGTGCGGCGGCCCTGGCCTGCATGAACAAACTGCA
It encodes the following:
- the LOC133654010 gene encoding rho-related GTP-binding protein Rho6-like; translated protein: MKERRLPQPLVARCKLVLVGDVQCGKTAMLQVLAKDCYPETYVPTVFENYTACMDLDGQRVELSLWDTSGSPYYNNVRPLCYSASDAVLLCFDISRPDIVDNALKKWKAEIQDFCPCTRILLIGCKTDLRTDVCTRMELSSQKQTPISHDQGCTWAKQLGAEAYLECSAFTSEKSVHSVFRAAALACMNKLQPANKPSPVRRLSKRLLHLPSKTDLLSTTFSKDKSKSCTIM